A region from the Oncorhynchus tshawytscha isolate Ot180627B linkage group LG26, Otsh_v2.0, whole genome shotgun sequence genome encodes:
- the LOC112257117 gene encoding trace amine-associated receptor 13c yields MEELEDVQYCFQDRNSSCRKALPLTSIHSAIYLFISVISAVTVFLNILVIISISHFKQLHTPTNLLILSLAVSDLLVGLIALPVTTVAIMESCWGFGEYFCVFQFYITCLCTSLSLGNLVLISIDRYVAVCDPLLYHSKITITRTMCSISINWCCCIIHDAAIIKNFVNVQVPSRCLKECFILEGFNWVNFISLVLKMVVPCALIITLYLKIFVVARSQARKVFSKEAGVQTVQENKSERKATKTLSIVVFNYLICWTPSPVSFFLSFFGENVSSSIICFLPLVNSLINPIIYAFFYPWFKLTAKLIITLKFRRS; encoded by the coding sequence ATGGAGGAACTCGAAGATGTTCAATACTGTTTTCAAGACAGAAATTCTTCTTGCAGAAAGGCTTTGCCATTGACTTCAATTCACTCAGCAATCTACTTATTCATCTCAGTGATTTCAGCAGTTACAGTATTTTTGAACATACTGGTGAttatctccatctctcacttcaaGCAGCTCCACACTCCAACCAACCtactcatcctctctctggctgtgtcagaTCTCCTGGTGGGATTGATTGCGTTACCAGTAACGACGGTAGCAATAATGGAATCATGCTGGGGTTTTGGggaatatttctgtgtgtttcaaTTCTACATTACTTGTTTATGTACTTCTTTATCTCTGGGCAATTTGGTCTTGATATCTATTGACCGCTATGTTGCTGTGTGTGATCCCTTATTGTACCActctaaaataacaataacaagaacGATGTGTTCTATATCCATTAACTGGTGTTGTTGTATCATACACGATGCTGCTATTATAAAAAACTTTGTAAATGTACAGGTACCCAGTAGGTGTTTGAAAGAATGTTTTATTCTTGAAGGGTTCAATTGGGTTAATTTCATTAGCCTTGTACTTAAAATGGTTGTCCCTTGCGCTCTTATTATAACACTTTATTTGAAAATCTTTGTGGTGGCCAGATCACAGGCCAGAAAGGTATTTTCAAAAGAGGCTGGTGTTCAAACTGTACAGGAAAATAAGTCTGAGAGAAAAGCAACAAAAACTCTTTCTATTGTTGTTTTCAACTATCTCATTTGTTGgactccatctcctgtttctttctttctatctttttTTGGTGAAAATGTATCATCATCCATCATCTGCTTTCTGCCACTTGTTAATTCCTTAATTAATCCAATAATTTACGCTTTCTTTTATCCATGGTTCAAATTGACAGCTAAACTTATTATAACTCTGAAGTTTAGGCGTTCATAG